Proteins encoded within one genomic window of Nitrospirota bacterium:
- a CDS encoding adenylate/guanylate cyclase domain-containing protein, producing MSERTGTILFFDLAGFSTNSNPTQVKIAESFFAEVKRLTSTVKSGRPDAGKYSVLPTGDGAAIIIWKGKSDAIKSEHAALSIASEMMVWADRHKPKIGIRCGINQGILDLIKDPNGQTNVCGAAINVAQRVMDAANSGQILLHHDNFAKHIESHYESSNNNLSYNLDSMSYEILAKHNEILRVNTVTGKIKINGRKYPFGKSGAPANKWHLQIEPPILSLNKYGIKDKKTPPEKLLKKHKKIACVGATNDQLPEIILKVLKNNPSKIWDSIMVYFLKDKTFKWMDMKSDGRSHSELIEAKKDAIKCLASVLKGHVKHLEFREYDRPFYFASYWDWDAPGGRIHISPYIWGADVRHCPAFDYTWITNQPTPQYLAYRNGLEQLRSLSKLIVPEKL from the coding sequence ATGAGTGAACGCACAGGAACAATCCTTTTCTTTGATCTTGCTGGTTTCTCTACAAATAGCAACCCAACTCAAGTGAAGATTGCAGAATCATTTTTTGCAGAGGTGAAGAGACTAACCAGTACCGTTAAATCTGGTCGCCCGGATGCAGGCAAGTACTCTGTTTTGCCGACAGGTGATGGGGCAGCTATAATCATTTGGAAAGGGAAATCTGATGCTATAAAGAGTGAGCATGCTGCTTTATCGATAGCCTCAGAAATGATGGTCTGGGCTGACAGGCATAAACCTAAAATCGGTATCCGTTGCGGAATTAATCAGGGTATTCTTGATTTGATTAAAGACCCTAATGGTCAAACAAATGTGTGCGGCGCAGCTATTAATGTTGCCCAGCGTGTAATGGATGCTGCAAATTCAGGCCAAATTTTATTACATCATGATAATTTTGCAAAGCATATAGAATCTCACTACGAAAGCTCTAATAATAATTTGAGTTATAACCTTGATTCTATGTCTTACGAGATTCTCGCCAAGCACAACGAAATCTTAAGGGTCAATACTGTAACCGGTAAGATTAAGATCAACGGTAGGAAATATCCATTTGGAAAATCTGGTGCGCCGGCAAACAAGTGGCATCTGCAAATAGAGCCGCCGATTTTGTCTCTTAACAAATACGGCATAAAAGATAAAAAAACTCCTCCTGAAAAACTTCTGAAAAAGCATAAGAAAATTGCTTGCGTGGGCGCAACGAATGACCAGCTTCCTGAAATTATTTTAAAGGTTTTGAAAAATAATCCATCTAAGATTTGGGATAGCATAATGGTCTACTTCCTTAAAGATAAGACCTTTAAATGGATGGATATGAAGTCGGATGGTAGATCTCATAGCGAACTAATCGAGGCCAAGAAAGACGCAATAAAATGTCTGGCGAGCGTGCTGAAAGGCCATGTCAAACATCTCGAATTTAGAGAATATGATCGCCCGTTTTACTTTGCCTCTTATTGGGATTGGGATGCGCCTGGAGGTCGTATTCACATAAGCCCATACATTTGGGGAGCCGACGTCCGGCATTGCCCAGCTTTTGATTATACATGGATAACAAATCAGCCAACGCCACAGTATCTGGCATATAGAAATGGTTTAGAGCAATTGAGGAGTTTATCTAAACTAATAGTACCTGAAAAACTTTAA